Proteins encoded together in one Argiope bruennichi chromosome 1, qqArgBrue1.1, whole genome shotgun sequence window:
- the LOC129977281 gene encoding gamma-tubulin complex component 4-like gives MFQELLIALNGLPGSIFFDSPEGIKISSCIPNLHPAERQILERLCSLGTKYKSLCEFVKKHKFRTITSENGISGLYLQAFCSGLEVVLGEYQQELVQIEQEILKDAFLPLTHFLKLEKYTLLFQVLFDIICKINNEKIHGCRILELLFNNSSSGVVLVEVAMNKIMQHCHSVMYRQVFYWMMNGYIEDPYKEFFIQPENSPKPNPPLSIPSSSCEKNSTSITYKVKPELLPSYIPSSLAAKILFVGEYVAVLGTAENSESYSLFLKKEHLFAKKFERLSSKPLFSLLSFETTIDDIRRCAAERLWEVIVKQANVVNHLKIMKDFYLLGRGELFLNFINEANNLLRMPVTTTAESDASKLFQIVARRTFLDDDAITDKFHVTLQAKSIKPGNVNKDNLSKAKLETGWSSIGLYYDIPHPLHILITPSVIDKYNMIFRFLLSVRRVQIDLHKCWALQMQIKGAGAESRLMPFWQLRSHMSFLIDNFQYYILVDVLESCFSSLMDKLETVKDFEEIQQYHNRFLTSVISQCFLELWTVHHSLEEILELCSSFCSLVNRVTITMNPKDINMFDNIKSNFQRQTSLLFRILSGVRSHQVSPHLAQLLLRIDYNKYLTSCGGQLGGSK, from the exons ATGTTTCAAGAGTTACTAATAGCACTAAATGGACTACCTGGAAGCATATTTTTCGATTCACCTGAGGGGATAAAg ATTTCATCTTGTATTCCAAATTTACATCCTGCAGAAAGACAAATCCTAGAAAGATTATGTTCATTGggtacaaaatataaatctttatgcgaatttgtgaaaaaacataaatttcgTACTATCACATCTGAAA atggaATATCTGGTTTATATTTGCAAGCATTTTGTTCTGGCTTAGAAGTAGTACTTGGAGAATATCAGCAAGAATTAGTTCAAATTGAACAAGAGATTCTTAAAGATGCGTTTCTACCTCTTACTCATTTTTTGAAGTTAGAAAAG tatACCTTGCTGTTTCAAGttttatttgatatcatttgCAAAATCAACAATGAAAAG ATTCATGGTTGTAGAATATTAGAATTGCTATTTAACAATTCAAGCTCTGGAGTTGTTCTTGTTGAAGTTGCGATGAACAA aattatgcAACATTGTCATTCAGTTATGTATCGACAAGTATTTTACTGGATGATGAATGGTTATATCGAAGATCCATATAAGGAATTCTTCATTCAACCTGAAAATTCTCCCAAACCTAATCCACCTCTTTCTATACCTAGTAGCTCATGTGAGAAAAATTCAACTTCT attACATATAAAGTAAAGCCGGAACTTTTGCCATCATATATTCCTAGCAGTTTAGCTGCTAAAATCCTTTTTGTTGGGGAATATGTTGCTGTTTTGGGTACTGCTGAAAACTCCGaatcat attcactatttttgaaaaaggaacatctatttgcaaaaaaatttgaaagacttTCTTCCAAGCCTTTATTTTCTCTGCTTAGTTTTGAAACAACTATTGATGACATTAGAAGATGTGCTGCTGAA agGCTATGGGAAGTTATTGTCAAACAAGCAAACGTGGTAAATCacttgaaaataatgaaagatttttatttacttggaCGAGGagagttatttttgaattttatcaatgaaGCTAATAATCTTCTTAGAATGCCTGTGACAACTACTGCTGAAAGTG ATGcaagtaaattatttcaaatagttgCAAGGAGAACTTTCCTTGATGATGATGCTATTACTGATAAATTTCATGTCACTCTTCAGGCAAAAAGTATAA AACCTGGCAatgtaaataaagataacttGTCAAAAGCAAAGTTGGAAACTGGATGGTCATCTATTGGTTTATATTATGATATTCCTCACCCTCTTCATATATTGATTACCCCTTCTGTCATAGACAA GTATAATATGATTTTTCGGTTCCTGTTATCTGTGCGACGAGTTCAAATAGATTTGCACAAGTGCTGGGCTCTTCAGATGCAAATTAAAGGAGCAGGTGCAGAGTCACGTTTGATGCCATTTTGGCAGTTGCGTTCACACATGTCCTTCTTGATTGATAATTTCCAGTATTACATTTTA GTTGACGTTTTAGAATCTTGCTTCAGCAGTTTAATGGACAAATTAGAAACTGTcaaagattttgaagaaattcagCAGTACCATAATCGTTTCTTAACCTCAGTCATTTCACAATGTTTTCTTGAACTGTGGACT GTACACCATTCATTGGAAGAAATTTTGGAATTGTGCTCGTCATTTTGTAGTCTTGTGAATAGAGTCACCATTACTATGAATCCAAAAGATATTAATATGTTTGATAACATTAAATCG